From a single Methylosinus sp. H3A genomic region:
- a CDS encoding carboxymuconolactone decarboxylase family protein — MPTVEAKPISRYPWFIRLFFWKQKLTYGRVLDPGLLWGRSPLVFASVALLYGALNRRASPLSPALRSLVTVRVSQINHCAFCVDINSATLAKRGVAMEKIDALADWRNSPLFAPDERLALEYAEAMTLTEPGVSDELRARLKEHWSDDAIVELTGLVAFQNLSSKFNAALDIPSQGFCKLPAGKADPKG; from the coding sequence ATGCCCACCGTCGAAGCCAAGCCGATTTCCCGATATCCCTGGTTCATTCGTCTCTTCTTCTGGAAGCAGAAGCTGACCTATGGACGGGTTCTCGATCCGGGCTTGCTGTGGGGGCGCTCGCCTCTGGTGTTCGCGTCCGTGGCGCTGCTGTACGGCGCCTTGAACCGGCGCGCCTCGCCTTTGTCGCCGGCGTTGCGCTCATTGGTGACAGTGCGCGTCTCTCAGATCAACCACTGCGCCTTTTGCGTCGACATCAACTCCGCGACGCTGGCCAAGCGCGGCGTCGCGATGGAGAAGATCGACGCACTCGCCGACTGGCGCAATAGCCCGCTGTTCGCTCCCGACGAGCGGCTCGCGCTGGAATATGCCGAGGCGATGACATTGACCGAGCCGGGCGTGAGCGACGAGCTGCGCGCCAGATTGAAGGAGCATTGGAGCGACGATGCGATCGTCGAATTGACCGGCCTCGTCGCCTTTCAAAATCTCTCCTCGAAATTCAATGCGGCGCTCGACATTCCCTCACAAGGCTTTTGCAAGCTGCCGGCGGGAAAAGCCGATCCGAAAGGGTGA
- a CDS encoding TVP38/TMEM64 family protein: MSPKRLVPLLALAALIVAAFYLRVDQYLTLDALRDNRAALLEFVQSHSVVAACAYVLAYVGVVALSLPGAAVMTLAGGFLFGVPLGATLTIIGATVGATLLYLIARSAAGDVLRERAGPFLARMSNGFRKDAFNYLLFLRLVPVLPFWAVNLAPALLGMRLEPFVAATAIGVVPGTLVFAAFGASLGQIFDAGAEVRLEDVFSPTLIAALLGLGALSLLPVILRRLREGQQ, from the coding sequence ATGAGCCCGAAGCGGCTGGTCCCTCTGCTCGCGCTCGCGGCGCTGATCGTGGCGGCTTTTTATTTGCGCGTGGACCAATATCTCACGCTCGACGCCTTGCGCGACAATCGCGCCGCGCTGTTGGAGTTCGTCCAGTCGCACAGCGTCGTCGCCGCTTGCGCCTATGTGCTCGCCTATGTCGGAGTCGTCGCACTCTCGCTGCCGGGAGCGGCGGTCATGACGCTCGCGGGCGGCTTTCTGTTCGGCGTGCCGCTCGGGGCGACATTGACCATCATCGGCGCGACGGTCGGCGCGACGCTGCTGTACCTCATCGCCCGCTCCGCCGCTGGCGACGTCCTGCGCGAGCGCGCCGGACCTTTTCTCGCGCGCATGTCCAATGGCTTTCGCAAGGACGCTTTCAACTATCTGCTGTTCCTTCGGCTCGTTCCCGTGCTTCCGTTCTGGGCCGTCAATCTGGCGCCCGCGCTGCTGGGAATGCGCCTAGAGCCCTTCGTCGCGGCCACCGCGATCGGCGTCGTGCCCGGCACGCTGGTCTTTGCGGCGTTTGGAGCAAGTCTCGGCCAGATATTCGACGCCGGCGCAGAAGTGCGGTTGGAAGACGTCTTCAGTCCCACTTTGATCGCAGCCTTGCTCGGACTCGGCGCTCTGTCACTGCTGCCCGTGATTCTGCGGCGACTGCGGGAAGGACAGCAATGA
- a CDS encoding NAD(P)/FAD-dependent oxidoreductase — MSDEIQADICVIGAGSAGLSVAAGAAQLGARTVLIEAQKMGGDCLNTGCVPSKSLLAAAKAAKAVARAPRFGVRAGEPNVDFEAVNAHVHRVIDAIAPHDSIERFTGLGCIVIEGRARFLDPRTIEAAGKIIRARRFVIATGSRAAVPTIPGLDSAPYFTNETIFDNIVLPRRLLVIGAGPIGCELAQAHRRLGAQVSVFDLGPLLPKDDPDAAAVVRDALVEDGIDLHESVDILRVETRAEGVAIVLRNGAGESAIEGSHLLVAAGRKPNVENLGLEAAGVRYSNKGVETDARLRTSNKRIFAAGDVAGGLQFTHLAGYQAGIVIRNALFRLPAKSRPKAFPWVTYTDPELAQVGLTKAQARERGGDIRILRADFADNDRARAESDTRGFLEAVVTKGGHVLGATIVGHNAGELITPWTLAISQGLKIGALANVIVPYPTLSEISKRAAGGYFTPALFSARMRALVRFLGAFG; from the coding sequence ATGAGCGATGAGATTCAGGCCGATATTTGCGTCATTGGCGCGGGCTCCGCCGGTCTTTCGGTCGCGGCGGGCGCGGCGCAGCTCGGAGCGCGCACCGTCTTGATCGAGGCGCAGAAGATGGGCGGCGATTGCCTCAACACCGGCTGCGTGCCGTCGAAATCGCTGCTGGCCGCGGCGAAGGCGGCCAAAGCCGTGGCGCGAGCGCCCCGATTCGGCGTGCGAGCCGGCGAGCCGAACGTCGATTTCGAAGCGGTGAACGCCCATGTCCACCGCGTCATCGATGCGATCGCGCCGCATGATTCCATCGAGCGCTTCACGGGCCTCGGATGCATTGTGATCGAAGGGCGCGCGCGCTTCCTCGATCCGCGTACCATCGAGGCCGCCGGCAAGATCATTCGCGCGCGACGCTTCGTGATCGCCACCGGCAGCCGCGCCGCCGTGCCGACGATTCCCGGCCTCGACAGCGCGCCCTATTTCACCAATGAGACGATCTTCGACAACATTGTTCTGCCGCGGCGTCTCCTGGTGATCGGCGCGGGGCCGATCGGTTGCGAATTGGCTCAGGCGCATCGCCGGCTCGGGGCGCAAGTGAGCGTCTTCGACCTCGGGCCTCTGCTTCCGAAGGACGATCCGGACGCCGCCGCTGTGGTTCGCGACGCTCTCGTCGAGGATGGAATCGATCTTCACGAGAGCGTCGACATTCTTCGCGTCGAGACACGCGCCGAAGGCGTCGCCATCGTGCTGCGAAACGGCGCCGGCGAAAGCGCGATCGAAGGCTCGCATCTGCTCGTCGCCGCCGGCCGCAAGCCCAATGTCGAAAATCTCGGGCTAGAGGCCGCGGGTGTGCGTTATTCGAACAAAGGCGTCGAGACCGACGCCCGGCTGCGCACGAGCAATAAGCGAATCTTCGCCGCCGGCGATGTGGCGGGCGGGCTCCAATTCACCCATCTCGCCGGCTATCAGGCCGGAATCGTCATTCGCAACGCGCTGTTTCGGCTGCCGGCGAAAAGCCGACCGAAGGCCTTTCCATGGGTGACCTATACCGATCCAGAGCTCGCGCAAGTCGGACTTACCAAAGCGCAGGCGCGGGAGAGAGGCGGCGATATTCGCATTCTGCGCGCCGACTTCGCGGACAATGACCGCGCTCGAGCCGAGAGCGACACGCGTGGATTCCTGGAGGCCGTGGTGACGAAGGGCGGGCATGTGCTCGGCGCGACCATCGTCGGCCACAATGCCGGCGAGCTGATAACGCCCTGGACCTTGGCGATTTCACAAGGGCTGAAGATCGGCGCGCTGGCTAATGTCATCGTCCCTTATCCGACGCTGAGCGAGATCTCCAAACGCGCCGCCGGCGGCTATTTCACCCCTGCTCTGTTCTCGGCGCGAATGCGCGCGCTCGTCCGCTTTCTCGGAGCTTTCGGATGA
- a CDS encoding radical SAM protein, whose amino-acid sequence MQYDASEMAAGSADPSRAPSGPAKFRDPFVTARGERRAHAPFVRLETLWFNTGTLCNLGCRDCYIESSPKNDSLAYFTREDARAFLEEAAKIAEGPLEIGFTGGEPFMNPDLLGMVEDSLAAGHRVLVLTNAMRPMRRVAPVLRELNMRFAGRLACRVSLDHYRAADHEKIRGPNSWAPAIEGLLWLAANHFDLAVAARMASGDGEAETRAGFRDLFAALGVAIDADDPARLVLFPELAEDDDAPEISEGCWAALGKSPVEMMCARSRMVLKRKDATTPIVVSCTLLPYAQAFEMGSTLTEAMRRVNLNHVHCARFCVLGGATCSATGAAR is encoded by the coding sequence ATGCAATATGATGCTTCCGAGATGGCGGCCGGCTCGGCCGATCCCTCTCGGGCGCCTTCGGGCCCGGCGAAATTCCGCGATCCCTTCGTCACCGCCCGCGGCGAGAGGCGCGCGCACGCGCCATTCGTGCGCCTCGAGACGCTGTGGTTCAACACGGGCACGTTGTGCAATCTTGGTTGCCGTGATTGCTACATCGAATCCTCTCCCAAGAACGACAGTCTGGCCTATTTTACGCGCGAGGACGCTCGGGCCTTTCTGGAGGAGGCGGCGAAAATTGCCGAAGGGCCGCTCGAGATCGGCTTCACCGGGGGCGAGCCCTTCATGAATCCCGATCTTCTCGGAATGGTGGAGGACAGTCTCGCCGCCGGCCATCGCGTTCTCGTGCTGACCAATGCGATGCGGCCGATGCGGCGCGTCGCGCCTGTGCTGCGCGAGCTGAACATGCGCTTTGCGGGTCGGCTGGCGTGCCGCGTGTCGCTGGACCATTATCGGGCCGCGGATCACGAGAAAATTCGCGGGCCGAACAGCTGGGCGCCCGCCATCGAAGGACTGCTCTGGCTCGCCGCCAATCATTTCGACCTCGCCGTCGCGGCGCGGATGGCGTCGGGCGATGGCGAAGCCGAGACGCGCGCCGGGTTTCGTGATCTGTTCGCTGCGCTCGGCGTCGCCATCGACGCCGATGATCCGGCGCGGCTCGTGCTGTTCCCCGAGCTGGCGGAAGATGACGATGCGCCCGAGATCAGCGAAGGGTGCTGGGCCGCGCTCGGAAAGTCGCCGGTTGAGATGATGTGCGCGCGCTCGCGCATGGTGTTGAAGCGCAAGGACGCTACGACGCCGATCGTCGTCTCCTGCACGCTATTGCCCTATGCGCAGGCGTTCGAAATGGGCTCGACCCTCACGGAGGCGATGCGCCGCGTGAACCTCAATCACGTCCATTGCGCGCGATTCTGCGTGCTCGGCGGCGCGACATGCAGCGCGACGGGAGCGGCGCGATGA
- a CDS encoding TIGR04283 family arsenosugar biosynthesis glycosyltransferase → MNLSIVIPTLDAAATLPRTLAALGPQDDIIVVDGGSDDATVAIARESGARLEAAPMGRGMQLQAGAETARGDWLLFLHADTVLEAGWRESVVSFCGDPTNRWRAAVFRFALDDESAQARRLERLVAWRVRWMGLPYGDQGLLISRAFYDRLGGFRLLTLMEDVDMVRRIGGKRLTVLPISARTSAARWRRDGWTRRSLRNLACLTLYFLGVPPQVIRRVYG, encoded by the coding sequence ATGAACTTATCCATTGTCATTCCGACCCTCGACGCCGCCGCGACCCTGCCGCGAACGCTCGCCGCGCTCGGCCCGCAGGACGATATCATCGTCGTCGACGGCGGCTCTGACGACGCCACCGTCGCGATCGCCCGCGAGTCCGGCGCGAGGCTGGAGGCGGCGCCTATGGGACGCGGTATGCAACTGCAAGCCGGAGCCGAGACAGCGCGCGGAGACTGGCTGTTGTTTCTGCACGCCGACACGGTTCTGGAGGCCGGGTGGCGGGAGTCCGTCGTATCCTTCTGCGGCGATCCCACCAACCGCTGGCGGGCGGCCGTGTTCCGCTTCGCGCTCGACGACGAGTCGGCCCAGGCGAGGCGATTGGAGCGCTTGGTCGCATGGCGCGTGCGGTGGATGGGCCTGCCCTATGGCGACCAAGGGCTGCTGATCAGCCGCGCGTTCTATGATCGTCTCGGAGGGTTTCGGCTGCTGACTCTGATGGAGGACGTGGACATGGTGCGCAGGATCGGCGGCAAGCGGCTGACCGTCCTGCCCATATCGGCGCGCACCTCGGCGGCGCGATGGCGCCGCGACGGGTGGACGCGGCGCAGCCTGCGCAATCTCGCTTGCCTGACGCTCTACTTCCTCGGCGTTCCGCCGCAGGTCATTCGCCGCGTTTACGGTTGA
- a CDS encoding DUF2064 domain-containing protein — MSIPRHLVVFTRWPRYGAGKRRLAAEIGAIEALRFQRTALSLMLRRLGADPRWTTWLAVTPDRSGPWPAGLGILPQGQGNLGQRMARVARLPPPGPVLIIGSDIPGITREMVAHGFRALGDHAAVFGPATDGGYWAVGMRRRPRFVAPFGDVRWSTEHALADSLANLTGSSVALLDMLEDVDDARSFIRLRQRGLLDAHFARR; from the coding sequence ATGTCGATTCCGCGCCATCTCGTCGTTTTCACACGCTGGCCCCGCTACGGCGCCGGCAAGCGCCGGCTCGCGGCCGAGATCGGAGCCATCGAGGCGCTGCGATTTCAGCGGACGGCGCTGTCCTTGATGCTCCGCCGCCTCGGCGCCGATCCGCGTTGGACCACATGGCTCGCGGTCACGCCGGATCGCTCGGGGCCGTGGCCGGCCGGGTTAGGCATTCTCCCGCAAGGCCAGGGAAACCTCGGCCAGCGCATGGCGCGCGTCGCGCGCCTGCCGCCGCCCGGTCCCGTGCTGATCATCGGCAGCGACATTCCAGGCATAACGAGGGAGATGGTGGCGCACGGCTTTCGCGCTCTCGGCGATCACGCCGCCGTTTTCGGGCCCGCGACCGACGGCGGCTACTGGGCGGTTGGCATGCGCCGTCGCCCGCGCTTCGTGGCGCCATTCGGCGATGTGAGATGGTCGACCGAGCACGCGCTCGCCGACAGCCTCGCCAATCTGACCGGATCATCGGTCGCGCTGCTCGACATGCTCGAGGATGTGGACGATGCGCGATCCTTCATCCGTCTGCGCCAGCGAGGTTTGCTCGACGCGCATTTCGCGCGGCGCTGA
- a CDS encoding LysR family transcriptional regulator has product MDRFDTITAFIAVVDHKGFAPAARSLGVSASLVTRLVAALEDRLGVRLLQRTTRSVGLTDAGARFLERARRIVTDLEEAERVAENEHSAPRGRLSLSAPLMFGRMHIGPLIGRYMNAHPQLTVELSLSDRFVDLVEEGFDLALRIGHLSDSALVARRMGATRRVVVGSPAYLETRGAPATPADLERHRLISCTSLTPAGRWRFWSDGERFDVDAAPAYVTNSAEAAIWHAENNGGLTIAAGYQIIELVRAGRLAVVLADYEPAPLPIHFVYPSARLLSAKVRSLIDLAARDCDWTFVDF; this is encoded by the coding sequence ATGGATCGCTTCGACACGATCACGGCCTTCATCGCGGTCGTCGACCACAAGGGCTTCGCGCCGGCGGCGCGAAGCCTCGGTGTCTCGGCGTCCCTGGTGACACGACTCGTCGCCGCGCTCGAGGATCGGCTCGGCGTGCGGCTTCTGCAACGAACGACGCGCTCCGTCGGCCTGACGGATGCAGGCGCGCGCTTTCTCGAGCGCGCCCGGCGGATCGTCACCGACCTCGAGGAGGCCGAGCGCGTCGCGGAGAATGAGCACAGCGCGCCACGGGGACGGCTGAGCCTGTCCGCGCCGCTGATGTTCGGACGCATGCACATCGGGCCGTTGATCGGCCGCTATATGAACGCGCATCCGCAGCTCACGGTCGAGTTGTCGCTCTCCGATCGCTTCGTCGATCTCGTGGAGGAAGGATTCGATCTCGCTCTGCGCATCGGCCATTTGTCCGACTCCGCGCTGGTCGCGCGCAGGATGGGCGCGACGCGGCGGGTCGTCGTCGGCTCTCCGGCCTATCTCGAGACGAGAGGCGCGCCGGCGACGCCAGCCGATCTCGAGCGCCATCGGCTGATTTCCTGCACGTCCCTGACGCCGGCCGGCCGCTGGCGCTTCTGGTCGGACGGCGAACGCTTCGACGTCGATGCGGCGCCCGCCTATGTGACGAACAGCGCCGAGGCGGCGATCTGGCATGCCGAGAACAATGGCGGACTGACCATCGCCGCCGGCTATCAGATCATCGAGCTGGTCCGCGCCGGCAGGCTCGCGGTCGTGCTCGCCGATTATGAGCCGGCGCCGCTGCCGATCCATTTCGTCTATCCGAGCGCGCGGCTTCTGTCGGCCAAAGTGCGATCGCTGATCGACCTCGCGGCGCGCGACTGCGATTGGACCTTTGTGGATTTCTGA
- a CDS encoding carboxymuconolactone decarboxylase family protein: MSRLSTPETIEAAPAAARSLLEAVKAKLGLVPNFYRLVANSAAGLEGLLGLTEGLAKGALDARTRERIAVAVAEFNGCGYCLSAHAYIGKNLLKLDDAEIAANRDGRSSDRRADAALRFALEIVRKRGHVSDADLSAVRAAGFGDAEIIEIILHVGLNTLTNYVNEIADTTINFPALELRRVA, encoded by the coding sequence ATGTCTCGTCTCTCGACGCCCGAAACCATAGAAGCGGCGCCCGCCGCGGCCCGTTCGCTGCTGGAAGCGGTGAAGGCGAAGCTCGGACTCGTTCCGAATTTCTATCGACTGGTCGCCAATAGCGCCGCCGGCCTCGAAGGCCTGCTCGGCTTGACCGAAGGGCTGGCCAAGGGTGCGCTCGACGCGCGCACGCGCGAGCGCATCGCCGTCGCGGTGGCCGAATTCAACGGCTGCGGCTATTGCCTCTCGGCGCACGCCTATATCGGCAAGAACCTGCTGAAGCTCGATGATGCGGAGATCGCCGCCAATCGCGACGGCCGCTCGTCGGATCGAAGGGCCGACGCCGCTCTGCGCTTCGCGCTCGAGATCGTTCGCAAGCGCGGCCATGTCTCGGACGCCGATCTGTCGGCTGTGCGCGCGGCGGGCTTCGGCGACGCCGAGATCATCGAGATCATCCTGCATGTGGGCCTCAACACGCTGACGAATTACGTCAATGAGATCGCCGACACGACGATCAATTTTCCTGCTTTGGAGCTGCGTCGCGTGGCGTGA
- a CDS encoding nuclear transport factor 2 family protein, whose amino-acid sequence MSRPPLPPFTAETAAQKVRLAEDAWNSRDPERVAQAYSIDSRWRNRAEFIVGRDSIEAFLQRKWSRELEYRLIKELWAFHENRIAVRFAYEWRDDSGSWFRSYGNENWEFDEQGLMRLRIASINDVPISAADRKFHWPLGRRPDDHPGLSDLEL is encoded by the coding sequence ATGTCGAGACCGCCGCTACCGCCTTTCACCGCCGAAACCGCCGCCCAAAAAGTTCGCCTCGCCGAGGACGCCTGGAACAGCCGCGATCCGGAGCGCGTCGCGCAGGCCTATTCGATCGACAGCCGCTGGCGCAATCGCGCCGAATTCATTGTCGGCCGCGATTCGATCGAGGCCTTTCTCCAACGCAAATGGTCACGAGAACTCGAGTATCGGCTCATCAAGGAGCTGTGGGCGTTCCACGAGAATCGGATCGCCGTCCGCTTCGCCTATGAATGGCGCGACGACAGCGGGAGCTGGTTTCGCTCCTACGGCAATGAAAATTGGGAGTTCGATGAGCAGGGACTCATGCGCCTGCGCATCGCCAGCATCAACGATGTTCCGATCTCCGCCGCCGATCGGAAGTTTCATTGGCCGCTCGGCAGACGGCCGGATGATCATCCGGGCTTGAGCGATCTCGAGCTGTGA
- a CDS encoding DsrE family protein, with protein sequence MSKTAIIIYSDPKSGSEEALGRLFNGLFLAYELKEKKQDVAVVFQGAGTRWPTQLVKADHAAHALYEAVKDVVAGVCGGCADVFGATEDARKTGLKLDYEKAIPGTPGVLDLSSYLDQGYSLVTF encoded by the coding sequence ATGAGCAAGACCGCCATCATCATCTATTCCGATCCGAAGTCCGGCTCCGAGGAAGCGCTCGGCCGCCTCTTCAACGGCCTGTTCCTCGCTTACGAGCTCAAGGAGAAAAAGCAGGACGTCGCCGTCGTCTTCCAGGGCGCCGGCACGCGCTGGCCGACTCAGCTCGTCAAGGCCGACCACGCGGCGCATGCTCTCTATGAAGCGGTGAAGGATGTCGTCGCGGGCGTCTGCGGCGGCTGCGCGGATGTCTTCGGCGCCACAGAGGACGCCCGCAAGACCGGACTGAAGCTCGATTACGAAAAGGCGATTCCCGGAACGCCGGGCGTGCTCGATCTGTCGAGCTACCTCGACCAGGGCTACAGCCTCGTCACATTCTGA
- a CDS encoding pyridoxamine 5'-phosphate oxidase family protein, translating into MDNQRPNSDIAFTETVKQLQRRNGSRDAYAKMESRGWQDRITPQLAAFIAQQNSFYLATVNAEGQPYIQHRGGPRGFLMPIDEHTLAMADFRGNRQFISQGNLLDNCKAFIFLMDYANRRRIKIWGEASMVEGDDALLRSVTPDDYAAAPERVLLFKVSAWDANCPQHIPRKIDADEVDDMLAKRDRRIAELEAVIEQMRR; encoded by the coding sequence ATGGACAATCAGCGCCCGAACAGCGACATCGCCTTCACCGAGACGGTGAAGCAGCTCCAGCGCCGCAATGGCTCGCGCGACGCCTACGCCAAAATGGAGTCGCGCGGCTGGCAGGACCGCATCACCCCCCAACTGGCGGCGTTCATCGCCCAGCAGAACAGCTTCTACCTCGCGACCGTGAACGCCGAGGGACAACCCTATATCCAGCATCGCGGCGGGCCGCGCGGCTTCCTCATGCCGATCGACGAGCACACATTGGCGATGGCCGATTTCAGAGGCAACCGTCAGTTCATCTCCCAAGGCAATCTGCTCGACAACTGCAAGGCGTTCATTTTTCTGATGGACTATGCGAACCGGCGCCGGATCAAGATCTGGGGCGAGGCCTCCATGGTGGAAGGAGATGACGCCTTGCTCCGATCAGTGACGCCCGATGACTACGCCGCGGCGCCCGAGCGCGTGCTTTTGTTCAAGGTGTCGGCCTGGGACGCCAACTGCCCTCAGCACATTCCGCGCAAGATCGACGCCGACGAGGTCGACGATATGCTGGCGAAGCGGGATCGGCGAATCGCCGAGCTCGAAGCGGTGATAGAACAGATGCGGCGCTGA
- a CDS encoding sulfurtransferase/chromate resistance protein: MSSINSISPDKLARLVGVRHCPALVDVRTTEEFEADPRFVAGALRRDQASVSEWASEFAGRAAIVVDQTGGASGEGVAAWLRQAGASSADVLSGGHVAWVEAGGPLIPEAKLPPRDHLGRTIWVTRTRPKVDRIACPWLIRRFIDPKAVFLLVAPAEVSSVAERFGGVAFDIDDAFWSHRGERCTFDTMLDEWGLTIEPLRRLAVIVRGADTARTDLAPEAAGLLAASLGLSRMYADDLELLEAGMTLYDAFYRWRRDAADEPHNWPPTKSGKTP; this comes from the coding sequence ATGTCGTCGATCAACTCCATCTCTCCCGACAAGCTCGCGCGTCTCGTCGGCGTCCGCCATTGTCCGGCGCTCGTCGATGTGCGGACGACGGAAGAATTCGAGGCCGACCCGCGTTTCGTCGCGGGCGCCCTGCGCCGCGATCAGGCCTCTGTTTCCGAGTGGGCGTCCGAATTCGCCGGTCGCGCAGCCATCGTCGTCGACCAGACCGGCGGCGCATCCGGAGAAGGCGTTGCGGCATGGCTGCGGCAAGCGGGCGCTTCGTCGGCGGACGTTCTGAGCGGCGGCCACGTCGCATGGGTCGAGGCCGGCGGCCCGCTCATCCCGGAAGCGAAGCTTCCTCCGCGCGACCATCTGGGTCGAACGATCTGGGTCACACGGACGCGGCCGAAGGTCGATCGCATCGCCTGCCCGTGGCTGATCCGCCGCTTCATCGATCCGAAAGCGGTGTTTCTCTTAGTCGCGCCCGCCGAAGTCTCCTCGGTCGCCGAACGCTTCGGCGGCGTGGCGTTCGACATCGACGACGCCTTCTGGAGCCACCGGGGCGAACGCTGCACGTTCGACACCATGCTCGATGAATGGGGACTGACGATAGAGCCCTTGCGACGGCTTGCCGTCATCGTGCGCGGAGCCGACACGGCCCGCACCGATCTCGCGCCGGAAGCGGCCGGCCTGCTCGCGGCGTCGCTCGGTTTGTCCCGAATGTATGCGGATGATCTCGAGCTGCTCGAAGCTGGAATGACGCTCTATGACGCCTTTTATCGTTGGCGCCGCGACGCTGCCGACGAACCTCACAACTGGCCTCCGACCAAGTCGGGAAAGACTCCATGA
- a CDS encoding superoxide dismutase encodes MTHQLDRRIFLSAAVTASAALATNPTRAEDAAASTRKPFVHPMKPLPFDPKSVKGFSEKILVSHYENNYGGAVKRLNAIAEQLAGLDFDKAPGFQINGLKREELIATNSMILHEIYFAGLGEASKPGAALAEAIERDFGSFDRWRSEFTGMGKALGGGSGWVILAYDKRGQRLVNSWASDHTQSIAGGDPILVLDMFEHAYQMDFGAKAADYVKAVMAAINWSNADRLYEKNRKS; translated from the coding sequence ATGACCCATCAACTCGACCGCAGAATTTTCCTTAGCGCCGCCGTGACGGCGAGCGCGGCGCTCGCGACGAATCCCACGAGAGCGGAAGACGCCGCCGCGTCCACGCGAAAGCCCTTCGTTCACCCCATGAAGCCGCTGCCCTTCGATCCGAAAAGCGTGAAGGGATTCTCGGAGAAGATTCTCGTCTCTCATTACGAGAACAATTACGGCGGCGCGGTCAAGCGACTGAACGCCATCGCCGAGCAGCTCGCGGGGCTCGATTTCGACAAGGCGCCGGGGTTTCAGATCAACGGGCTGAAGCGCGAAGAGCTGATCGCGACCAATTCCATGATCCTGCACGAAATCTATTTCGCCGGCCTCGGCGAAGCCAGCAAGCCGGGAGCGGCGCTCGCCGAGGCGATCGAGCGCGACTTCGGCTCCTTCGATCGCTGGCGCTCGGAATTCACCGGCATGGGCAAGGCGCTCGGCGGCGGATCCGGCTGGGTCATCCTCGCCTATGACAAGCGCGGGCAGAGGCTCGTCAATTCATGGGCGAGTGATCACACCCAGAGCATCGCCGGAGGCGATCCGATCCTGGTTCTCGACATGTTCGAGCACGCCTACCAAATGGACTTCGGAGCCAAAGCGGCCGACTATGTGAAGGCCGTCATGGCTGCGATCAATTGGTCCAACGCCGATCGCCTGTATGAGAAAAATCGCAAGTCCTGA
- a CDS encoding site-specific integrase, producing the protein MKISELDRERLIQFGRDRAKEGAGPVTLGIDLGYVKTILSHAAAVHGIQLSTEPTDLARIALNRLGLVGKGNERDRRPTPDEIDRIIARADLTPKLTIPLGRIVRFAIATAMRLDEICRVAWEDFDPDHKMLLIRDRKDPRRKSGNNQKIPLLDVSGYDACALVHEQKEASKSSKGRIFPYNSRSVGTAFRRTCRALKISDLHFHDLRHEGASRLFEAGFSIEQVALVTGHRDWKMLRRYTHLKPEQLHARKNGMAA; encoded by the coding sequence TTGAAGATTTCGGAGCTCGATCGAGAGCGGCTCATTCAATTCGGTCGCGATAGAGCGAAGGAAGGAGCCGGTCCCGTCACGCTCGGCATCGACCTCGGCTATGTCAAAACGATCCTGTCGCACGCAGCGGCGGTTCACGGCATCCAGCTTTCGACGGAGCCGACCGATCTCGCGCGCATCGCACTGAACCGTCTGGGATTGGTCGGGAAAGGAAACGAACGTGATCGCCGGCCGACGCCGGACGAAATCGATCGCATTATCGCACGAGCCGATTTGACGCCGAAGCTGACAATTCCGTTGGGAAGGATCGTGCGCTTCGCGATCGCGACTGCGATGCGCCTCGATGAAATTTGCCGCGTCGCATGGGAGGATTTCGATCCCGACCATAAGATGCTTCTCATCAGAGATCGGAAAGACCCGCGCCGGAAGTCGGGAAACAATCAGAAGATTCCGCTTCTCGACGTGAGCGGCTATGACGCGTGCGCTCTCGTTCACGAGCAGAAGGAAGCCTCGAAAAGCAGCAAGGGTCGAATTTTTCCGTATAACAGCCGGTCGGTAGGGACGGCGTTTCGTCGGACATGTCGCGCCCTCAAGATTTCTGACTTACATTTTCACGATTTACGGCATGAAGGCGCAAGCCGCCTCTTCGAGGCGGGCTTCTCGATCGAGCAAGTGGCGCTCGTCACCGGCCATCGAGACTGGAAGATGCTTCGACGATATACACACCTCAAGCCGGAACAGTTGCATGCTCGGAAGAATGGGATGGCGGCTTGA